Within the Halarcobacter mediterraneus genome, the region AAGATTTCTGTAGGTTATATTTTCAGCTAGACATATTAGTTGGTTTTATATATAATTTATTATTGTTAAATAGTTAGATGTCAGTTAAGCACTCATGTTTATTAAAGGAGATTAAATGGATATAAATAACATCATAACTTTTATAGCGGTAGCGACCCTGTTGGTTATTTCACCTGGCCCGAATGGTTTCCTTATTGCTAAAACAGTTCCAGTGTCTGGACAAAAAGCGGGCTTCGCTAATATTTGGGGATTCGTTGGTGCTTTTTATGTGCATGGAACATTATCTATATTTGGTATATCAGTACTTCTTGTTCAATCTTCTCAAGCGTTCTTTATCTTTAAATCTTTAGGTGCAGCTTATTTAGTTTGGATTGGTATCAAATCACTTATTGCTGCTTTCAAAGTTGATAGTATTAAAGTATCAGATTTAGCTCAGAAAACTACGAAGTCTATTTCGATGCGCACAGCATTTTTAGAGGGCTTCTTAACAAACGTGCTCAACCCCAAAGTGTCAATGTTCTATTTGGCGGCCTTTCCGCAATTTATATCCATAAACGAGAGTTCAATGAATGCATATGCATTGGTAACTGCTCACGTTGTGGTGAACTTTGTGTGGTTTTCAACAATGGTATTGATGTTGTCACGTATAAAAAGTGCTACTAACAACGTTCGATTTAGAAGGTGGTTAAGCTCCATCACTGGTATTGTATTTATTGGTTTTGGGGCAAAGTTGGCATTAATGAAAAGTAGTTAACAAACCAATTAATATGACCTCAAGACGCTTCGCTTCTTTTGGTAGCTTATTGGGGCGTTAGGTTAAAAAATAAAGGAAAGTTATGAGTATTACAAGAATAAATGAATTCCAATCAGCAGAAGGAAAAGAAGATGAACTATTTGATTTTTTAAAATCTTTAATCCCTTACATTACTTCATCTGATGGATGTCTAATGTGTGAAGTATTAAAAAGTGATGAATTTCCAAATAAGTTTATAGTAATAGAAAAATGGGACTCGAAAGAATCTCACATAAAATCTATTGAAGCTTTTCCAAAAGATCAAATGCAAAATGCAATGTCACTCTTTGGTGATACACCAAAAGGTGGGTATCACCACACCTAACAAATCATAGGAGAGAAATATTTGACCCTGTGGCTCA harbors:
- a CDS encoding putative quinol monooxygenase; the encoded protein is MSITRINEFQSAEGKEDELFDFLKSLIPYITSSDGCLMCEVLKSDEFPNKFIVIEKWDSKESHIKSIEAFPKDQMQNAMSLFGDTPKGGYHHT
- a CDS encoding LysE family translocator, with the translated sequence MDINNIITFIAVATLLVISPGPNGFLIAKTVPVSGQKAGFANIWGFVGAFYVHGTLSIFGISVLLVQSSQAFFIFKSLGAAYLVWIGIKSLIAAFKVDSIKVSDLAQKTTKSISMRTAFLEGFLTNVLNPKVSMFYLAAFPQFISINESSMNAYALVTAHVVVNFVWFSTMVLMLSRIKSATNNVRFRRWLSSITGIVFIGFGAKLALMKSS